From the genome of Thermoanaerobacterium sp. PSU-2, one region includes:
- a CDS encoding nitroreductase family protein, which produces MDAIELLKNRKSCRNFSDIPIDDDVLNDILEVGLNAASGGNTQPCTIIKIRDKNKKSKLKDLLGQNFIEKSDTVLVFLLDFYKQKRWCEINVAPYGRNRSFLEFIISLQDVMCVAQSIECACTLKGIGSVYLGTPNLRYEEMKDLLELPELTIPVLAMCLGNIKGTLNTRRKLQKDAVIFDEKYNKLSDDEIERYYVEKYQNSNMYINEKNRYLIDELCNVASMVNGKDFADKVKANIEKNGYINPAQKLFGFHYNPIEMIGMNQWIWNFFKEQGFDFLDETFHINRLDVK; this is translated from the coding sequence AAAAAGCTGTAGAAATTTTTCAGATATCCCTATCGACGATGACGTTTTAAATGACATATTAGAAGTTGGTTTAAATGCTGCCAGCGGAGGCAATACTCAGCCATGTACCATAATTAAGATAAGGGACAAAAATAAAAAATCAAAACTTAAAGATCTGCTTGGCCAAAATTTCATTGAAAAATCTGATACTGTTTTAGTATTTCTTTTGGATTTTTATAAGCAGAAAAGATGGTGTGAAATAAATGTAGCGCCTTACGGGAGAAACAGATCGTTTTTAGAATTTATCATCTCTTTACAGGATGTAATGTGTGTTGCTCAAAGCATTGAATGTGCATGCACTTTAAAAGGTATAGGCAGTGTTTATTTGGGTACGCCAAATTTACGCTATGAAGAAATGAAAGATCTTTTAGAATTGCCAGAGCTCACTATACCTGTTCTCGCTATGTGCCTTGGAAATATAAAAGGTACACTAAATACAAGAAGAAAGCTTCAAAAAGATGCAGTCATTTTTGACGAGAAGTACAATAAATTAAGCGATGATGAAATCGAAAGATATTATGTAGAAAAATATCAAAACAGCAACATGTACATTAATGAAAAAAATAGATATTTAATAGATGAGCTTTGCAATGTCGCTTCAATGGTCAATGGAAAAGACTTTGCTGACAAGGTAAAAGCAAATATTGAAAAAAACGGCTACATAAATCCAGCACAAAAATTATTTGGCTTCCATTACAATCCTATAGAAATGATAGGAATGAATCAATGGATATGGAACTTTTTCAAGGAACAAGGCTTTGATTTTTTAGATGAAACATTTCACATTAATAGACTGGATGTGAAATAA
- a CDS encoding MBL fold metallo-hydrolase, whose translation MKINNGIYMLEISVNMMGKPSIINPTVIWDNDSVILIDTGFPGQLPKIREAIEKEGVPFNKLNMVILTHQDIDHVGSISDILKELPNKVKILAHEEEKPFITGEKQPVKLAQLESSLDYLPENMKTVYEKLKAGFQNSRVNVDNTLTDGEELPFCGGITVIHTPGHTPGHICLYLKHWKILIAGDILRVEGGLLIPAVESTNFDRDSNIKSMEKLMKYDIENVICYHGGLYKGNANNDIAELTKNLQKYKI comes from the coding sequence ATGAAAATAAATAATGGAATTTATATGCTTGAAATATCGGTTAACATGATGGGAAAGCCAAGCATCATTAATCCTACAGTAATTTGGGATAATGATTCAGTAATTCTTATAGATACGGGATTTCCAGGTCAACTGCCTAAAATTCGTGAGGCAATTGAGAAAGAAGGTGTGCCATTTAATAAACTAAATATGGTAATTCTTACTCATCAAGATATTGATCATGTTGGTAGTATTTCGGATATCTTAAAAGAGTTACCTAATAAGGTAAAGATTCTTGCACATGAAGAAGAAAAACCGTTCATAACTGGTGAAAAACAACCCGTTAAACTTGCTCAACTCGAAAGCAGTTTGGATTATCTGCCAGAAAATATGAAAACAGTATACGAGAAGCTTAAGGCAGGTTTTCAAAACAGTAGGGTCAATGTAGATAATACGTTAACAGATGGAGAGGAACTACCGTTTTGTGGCGGGATCACTGTAATCCATACACCAGGTCACACGCCAGGTCATATTTGTTTGTACCTAAAACATTGGAAGATACTGATTGCTGGAGATATCTTGAGAGTTGAGGGGGGTTTACTAATTCCAGCTGTAGAATCAACGAATTTCGATAGGGATTCGAATATAAAATCGATGGAAAAGTTGATGAAATACGATATTGAAAATGTTATTTGCTATCATGGCGGTCTTTATAAAGGTAATGCTAACAATGATATTGCAGAACTTACTAAGAATTTACAGAAATATAAAATATAG
- a CDS encoding type II CAAX endopeptidase family protein, which yields MASKSRNQLILFFVLTFILAWGSWIPAFLMPNSPRLLSFIGLFAPAISALVVAGIYNGKEGILGVLVRYKYINFSTKWYLVAVFLLPITYILSIFINLFLFHYTNNSVFVGSPIYFIIAAFIWLMVINSGEEVGWRGFALPILLKDLKNSIWASLLLGLIWGFWHLPMYLIPGQSSFPFSLFLLLTIGLSFIYTALFIKTKGSLLPAVLLHAGTDIGPRIFRTANFTLSVWFTIDIIIIVVGIGLILSEPLKSNFSWEENYK from the coding sequence ATGGCTAGCAAGAGTCGCAATCAACTTATATTGTTCTTTGTTTTAACATTTATTCTTGCCTGGGGATCGTGGATTCCTGCTTTTTTAATGCCTAATTCACCAAGATTGCTATCTTTCATTGGCTTATTTGCCCCAGCTATTTCAGCTCTTGTTGTTGCAGGGATTTATAATGGTAAAGAGGGGATCTTAGGGGTACTTGTGCGATATAAATATATAAACTTTAGCACAAAGTGGTATTTGGTTGCAGTCTTTTTATTACCAATTACGTATATACTGTCTATCTTTATTAATTTATTTTTATTTCATTACACTAATAACAGTGTTTTTGTTGGAAGTCCAATTTATTTTATTATTGCTGCTTTTATCTGGCTTATGGTCATCAATTCTGGCGAAGAAGTCGGATGGAGAGGATTTGCGCTACCGATATTGCTTAAAGACTTAAAAAATTCTATTTGGGCAAGTTTATTGCTTGGTCTGATTTGGGGCTTTTGGCACTTGCCTATGTATCTTATCCCAGGGCAGTCTTCTTTCCCTTTTTCGTTATTCCTTCTTTTAACCATTGGGTTATCTTTTATTTACACAGCATTATTTATAAAAACTAAAGGAAGTTTACTACCCGCAGTATTATTACATGCTGGGACCGATATAGGACCACGTATTTTTCGAACGGCCAATTTTACTTTATCTGTGTGGTTCACGATTGATATCATAATAATAGTTGTTGGAATTGGTTTAATATTAAGTGAACCTCTAAAATCAAATTTTTCTTGGGAGGAAAATTATAAATGA
- the rlmD gene encoding 23S rRNA (uracil(1939)-C(5))-methyltransferase RlmD — protein MQNVNIGDIYEIYIDNMAHEGQGVGRLDGIAVFVKGALNGERVLAKIDEKHKNYLNAHVEKILEPSEKRIVPKCQYADKCGGCTLQHLSYSGQLEFKKNVVEESLKRIGKIDASVFDTIGMYDPLHYRDKAEYPLSIKNGIVEGGFYASKSHEVIGIDSCMIQNSVSVNAMKAVVEWANDYKITVYDKKTGKGLLRHVITKVGFATKEVMIIIVANGRDIPNKKELVSRLKINIEGLKSVVLNVNRSNRKQVMGNENIVIYGDNYITDFIGDKKFEISPLSFFQVNPVQTKVLYEKAVEYADLKGDETVFDVYCGIGTISIFFAEHARKVYGIEVIPDAVEDARRNAAINGVNNVEFIAGKAEDVMKELCNKGLKPDIVVFDPPRKGLDKDVVEASIKMNPEKIIYVSCNPTTLARDLRIFEDNGYKTKKVQPVDMFPYTYHVECVVLIDKE, from the coding sequence TTGCAAAATGTAAACATTGGCGATATATACGAAATTTACATTGACAATATGGCACATGAGGGACAAGGAGTCGGGAGACTTGATGGAATTGCTGTTTTTGTAAAAGGCGCTTTAAATGGAGAAAGGGTCTTAGCTAAAATAGATGAAAAACATAAAAATTATTTAAACGCACATGTGGAAAAAATATTAGAGCCATCAGAAAAAAGAATTGTGCCTAAATGCCAATATGCTGATAAATGTGGTGGCTGTACGCTTCAGCATTTAAGCTATAGTGGACAGTTAGAATTTAAAAAAAATGTTGTTGAAGAAAGTTTGAAAAGAATAGGTAAAATCGATGCTTCTGTATTTGATACGATAGGCATGTATGACCCACTGCATTATAGAGATAAGGCGGAATATCCATTGAGCATTAAAAATGGAATAGTAGAAGGGGGATTTTACGCATCTAAATCACATGAAGTGATTGGCATTGATTCTTGTATGATTCAAAACAGTGTCAGCGTCAATGCAATGAAAGCTGTGGTAGAATGGGCAAACGACTATAAGATTACAGTTTACGATAAAAAAACTGGGAAAGGGCTTTTAAGGCATGTGATAACTAAAGTTGGTTTTGCAACAAAAGAAGTCATGATTATCATTGTGGCAAATGGCAGAGACATTCCAAACAAGAAAGAACTTGTAAGCCGGCTTAAAATAAATATTGAAGGCTTAAAAAGTGTTGTTTTAAATGTGAATAGAAGCAATAGAAAACAAGTCATGGGTAACGAAAATATTGTCATATATGGTGATAATTATATCACTGATTTTATTGGAGATAAAAAATTTGAAATATCTCCTTTGTCATTCTTTCAAGTAAATCCCGTTCAGACTAAAGTGCTGTACGAAAAAGCGGTGGAATATGCTGATTTAAAAGGCGATGAAACCGTATTTGACGTTTACTGCGGCATAGGCACGATATCAATATTTTTTGCAGAACATGCGAGAAAAGTGTACGGAATAGAGGTAATACCAGATGCTGTAGAAGATGCGAGGCGAAATGCAGCCATAAATGGAGTAAATAATGTAGAATTCATCGCTGGAAAAGCAGAAGATGTCATGAAAGAACTATGTAATAAAGGTTTAAAGCCGGATATCGTAGTGTTTGATCCTCCGAGGAAAGGATTAGACAAAGATGTTGTAGAAGCATCGATAAAGATGAATCCTGAAAAAATAATTTACGTTTCCTGCAACCCGACTACATTGGCAAGGGATTTGAGGATTTTTGAAGACAATGGATATAAAACAAAAAAAGTGCAACCAGTCGACATGTTTCCATATACTTATCATGTAGAATGCGTGGTATTGATAGATAAGGAATAG
- a CDS encoding glucan 1,4-alpha-glucosidase, with the protein MNKKLIKYLPVLFLASSVLSGCANNNISNIKIERLNNVQAVNGPGEADTWAKAQKQGVGTANNYTSKVWFTIADGGISEVYYPTIDTADVKDIKFFVTDGKTFVSDETKDTITKGEKFTEKSLGYKIINTDKDGRYKITKEVFTDVKRNSLVIKTKFEALKGKIDDYRLYVMCDPHVKNQGKYNEGYAVKANGNVALIAERDGIYTALSSDIGWKKYSIGYYKVNDIETDLYKNMQMTYNYDSARGNIIEGAEIDLKKNSQFEIVLSFGQSEDEAVKTNMETLNDNYDSLKKAYIDQWEKYCDSLNDFGGKANSLYFNSMMILKASEDKTNKGAYIASLSIPWGDGQEDDNIGGYHLVWSRDLYHVANAFIVAGDTDSANRALDYLVKVVKDNGMIPQNTWINGKPYWTGIQLDEQADPIILSYRLKRYDLYESLVKPLADFIMKIGPKTGQERWEEIGGYSPATLASEVAGLTCAAYIAQENKDFESAKKYQEKADNWQRLIDSLTYTEKGPLGDGHYYIRIAGLPDPNADFMISIANGGGVYDQKEIVDPSFLELVRLGVKSADDPKILNTLKVVDETIKVDTPKGPSWYRYNHDGYGEMSKTELYHGTGKGRLWPLLTGERGMYEIAAGKDATSYVKAMEDFANESGIISEQVWEDTGLPTDSASPLNWAHAEYVILFASNVEHKVLDMPDIVYKRYASK; encoded by the coding sequence TTGAATAAAAAACTTATAAAATATTTACCCGTACTATTTCTTGCGTCCAGCGTGCTAAGCGGATGCGCTAACAATAATATATCAAACATTAAAATTGAAAGATTGAATAATGTGCAAGCAGTAAATGGCCCTGGAGAGGCTGATACTTGGGCGAAAGCTCAGAAACAAGGTGTAGGGACTGCAAACAACTATACTTCCAAAGTATGGTTTACCATTGCAGACGGAGGGATATCTGAGGTTTACTATCCGACTATAGATACTGCTGATGTAAAAGATATTAAATTTTTTGTGACAGACGGAAAAACGTTTGTCTCAGATGAAACAAAAGACACAATAACTAAAGGCGAAAAGTTTACTGAAAAATCGTTGGGGTATAAAATCATTAACACAGATAAAGATGGGAGATATAAGATAACTAAAGAAGTATTTACGGATGTAAAGAGGAATTCTCTCGTAATTAAAACGAAGTTTGAAGCCTTAAAAGGCAAAATTGATGACTACAGGCTTTACGTAATGTGTGATCCTCATGTAAAAAATCAGGGCAAATACAATGAAGGATATGCAGTTAAGGCAAATGGCAATGTTGCACTAATTGCTGAAAGAGATGGAATTTACACTGCATTGTCATCTGACATAGGATGGAAAAAGTATTCGATAGGGTATTATAAAGTAAATGACATTGAGACCGATCTTTATAAAAATATGCAAATGACTTACAATTACGACAGTGCAAGAGGCAACATAATAGAAGGTGCGGAGATAGATCTTAAGAAAAACAGCCAATTTGAAATCGTTCTGTCTTTCGGACAGAGTGAAGACGAGGCAGTAAAAACAAACATGGAAACTTTAAATGATAATTATGACAGCTTAAAGAAAGCGTATATAGACCAATGGGAGAAGTATTGCGATAGCCTTAATGACTTTGGCGGAAAAGCGAATTCACTGTATTTTAACAGCATGATGATATTAAAGGCCAGCGAAGACAAGACAAACAAAGGTGCTTATATAGCATCGCTATCTATTCCGTGGGGTGATGGCCAAGAAGATGACAATATCGGTGGTTACCATCTCGTATGGTCAAGAGATCTGTACCATGTAGCGAACGCATTTATTGTTGCAGGTGATACTGATTCGGCAAATAGAGCACTTGACTACCTAGTAAAAGTAGTAAAAGACAATGGGATGATTCCTCAAAATACATGGATAAATGGAAAGCCTTATTGGACAGGCATACAGCTTGATGAGCAGGCGGATCCAATAATATTAAGCTACAGGCTGAAAAGATACGATCTTTATGAAAGCCTTGTTAAACCTTTGGCGGATTTCATCATGAAAATAGGCCCTAAGACGGGACAAGAAAGATGGGAAGAAATAGGTGGATATTCGCCAGCAACGCTGGCTTCAGAAGTAGCAGGACTTACATGTGCTGCGTATATAGCTCAAGAAAATAAGGACTTTGAATCTGCTAAGAAATATCAAGAAAAGGCGGACAATTGGCAAAGGCTTATTGACAGCCTAACTTACACAGAAAAAGGCCCTTTGGGAGATGGTCACTATTATATAAGGATAGCAGGACTTCCAGATCCAAATGCCGATTTCATGATAAGCATAGCGAATGGCGGTGGTGTATACGACCAAAAAGAAATCGTGGATCCAAGTTTTCTTGAACTTGTAAGGCTTGGAGTAAAATCGGCAGATGACCCTAAAATACTAAATACGTTGAAAGTCGTGGATGAAACAATAAAAGTCGATACGCCGAAAGGACCATCATGGTACAGGTATAATCATGATGGATATGGTGAGATGTCTAAGACAGAGCTATATCATGGGACAGGAAAAGGAAGATTGTGGCCACTGCTTACAGGTGAGAGAGGCATGTACGAAATTGCTGCAGGAAAAGATGCAACATCTTATGTGAAAGCAATGGAGGACTTTGCAAACGAAAGCGGTATAATATCTGAGCAAGTATGGGAAGATACTGGACTTCCTACAGATTCAGCCTCACCGCTTAATTGGGCACATGCCGAATACGTAATATTATTTGCATCGAATGTAGAACACAAAGTGCTTGATATGCCAGATATCGTCTATAAAAGGTATGCTTCGAAGTGA
- a CDS encoding thioesterase family protein, translated as MHTYDVKVRVRYGETDKMGIVYHANYLNWFEIGRTEFFRSLGMTYRELEQNNVMLPVIEANCKYFWPAEYDDVIIIKTRIGLLKGSRIRFEYDIVKEDENKLLAQGMTEHPFTTLDRKPVNIKKILPHVYEMLNKCYDDGV; from the coding sequence GTGCATACTTATGATGTAAAAGTAAGGGTCAGATATGGCGAAACGGACAAGATGGGCATAGTGTATCATGCAAATTATTTAAACTGGTTTGAAATAGGTAGGACAGAATTTTTCAGATCTTTAGGCATGACTTATCGAGAATTAGAGCAAAATAACGTCATGCTTCCGGTGATAGAAGCTAATTGCAAATACTTTTGGCCTGCAGAGTATGATGATGTAATAATTATAAAGACAAGAATAGGTTTATTGAAAGGCTCACGGATAAGATTTGAGTACGATATAGTGAAAGAAGATGAAAATAAGCTTTTAGCACAAGGTATGACAGAACACCCATTTACGACACTTGACAGAAAACCTGTAAATATAAAAAAGATTTTGCCTCATGTTTATGAAATGTTGAACAAATGCTATGATGATGGTGTTTAG
- the pyk gene encoding pyruvate kinase, which translates to MRRTKIICTIGPASEKYEILRELIESGLNICRLNFSHGDHEEHGSRIDNIIKIREELKLPIAIMLDTKGPEIRTGKFKGGVAELKEGQTFTITSREIEGDNTICSVSYKGLPQDVERGSRILIDDGLVSLKVNDVKGEDIVCTVENSGTIGDHKGVNVPGTKLNLPAITQKDVDDIEFGIKKGIDMIAASFVRKAADVIAIRRLLEDNDAGHILIISKIENREGVENIDEIIKVSDGIMVARGDLGVEIPIEEIPIVQKRIIEKCNKAGKPVVTATQMLDSMIRNPRPTRAEVTDVANAILDGTDAIMLSGETAQGKYPVEAFKTMSKIAEKIETYINYKENLDKNVDYNISMTNAISHATCTTARDIGATAIITSTISGYTARMVSKYRPSAPIIAVTPNKDVARKLSIVWGVHPLISQEVNSTDEMIEVSVNTALSEGLIRNGDIVVISAGIPVATTGTTNMLKVHIVGDVIVKGTGIGTKSISGVVSIIRDPYKDKDKFREGDIIVAQKTERDYMPIIEKASAIITEEGGLTSHAAIVGLNYGLPVIVGCEGVTAKLKDGMTVTLDTARGLVYKGIVNIK; encoded by the coding sequence ATGCGTAGAACTAAGATAATATGCACGATTGGTCCTGCCAGTGAAAAATATGAGATATTGAGAGAGCTTATAGAAAGTGGTCTTAATATTTGCAGGTTGAATTTTTCACATGGCGATCATGAAGAGCATGGAAGCAGAATAGACAATATTATAAAGATTAGAGAAGAACTTAAGCTGCCTATTGCAATTATGCTTGATACAAAAGGACCTGAAATAAGGACTGGCAAATTTAAAGGCGGTGTTGCAGAGCTTAAAGAAGGCCAGACATTTACGATAACATCAAGGGAAATTGAAGGAGATAACACTATTTGTTCTGTTTCATACAAGGGGCTTCCTCAAGATGTGGAGAGAGGTTCTCGCATATTGATTGATGACGGATTAGTATCATTGAAAGTCAATGACGTAAAAGGTGAAGATATAGTATGCACTGTGGAGAATTCTGGTACAATAGGTGATCACAAAGGTGTAAATGTGCCTGGTACAAAGCTTAATTTGCCTGCCATAACGCAAAAAGACGTGGATGATATAGAGTTTGGAATAAAAAAAGGAATCGACATGATTGCAGCGTCTTTTGTCAGAAAAGCAGCAGATGTAATTGCCATAAGGAGATTGTTAGAAGACAATGACGCTGGCCATATACTTATCATATCAAAAATTGAAAATCGCGAAGGTGTAGAAAATATTGACGAAATAATCAAAGTCTCTGACGGCATAATGGTTGCCCGCGGCGATTTGGGTGTCGAAATTCCTATAGAGGAGATACCTATCGTTCAGAAAAGGATAATTGAAAAGTGCAACAAAGCAGGTAAACCAGTAGTTACTGCTACACAGATGCTTGACTCTATGATAAGAAATCCAAGGCCAACAAGGGCAGAAGTAACGGATGTAGCCAATGCTATATTGGACGGCACTGATGCGATAATGCTGTCAGGTGAAACAGCGCAAGGGAAATATCCTGTAGAGGCTTTTAAGACGATGTCAAAGATAGCTGAAAAAATTGAAACGTATATAAATTATAAAGAAAATTTAGATAAAAATGTGGATTACAATATTTCTATGACAAACGCTATAAGCCATGCTACGTGCACTACCGCAAGGGATATAGGTGCGACTGCCATTATTACATCTACAATATCAGGTTACACTGCTCGAATGGTGTCTAAGTATAGACCGTCAGCACCTATAATTGCAGTGACACCAAACAAAGATGTAGCAAGAAAGCTTAGCATCGTATGGGGTGTACATCCGCTGATATCACAGGAAGTCAACTCCACAGATGAAATGATAGAAGTATCAGTAAATACGGCATTAAGTGAAGGCTTAATTCGAAATGGCGATATTGTAGTAATATCGGCAGGAATACCTGTTGCGACTACAGGCACGACAAATATGTTGAAGGTTCATATTGTGGGAGATGTAATAGTAAAAGGCACAGGCATAGGTACTAAATCCATAAGTGGTGTTGTTTCCATCATAAGAGATCCATACAAGGACAAAGATAAGTTCAGAGAAGGAGACATCATCGTTGCTCAAAAAACTGAAAGGGATTATATGCCTATAATTGAGAAAGCTTCAGCTATCATAACAGAAGAAGGCGGACTAACGTCCCATGCTGCAATAGTTGGATTAAACTATGGATTGCCTGTCATTGTAGGATGTGAAGGAGTAACAGCTAAGCTAAAAGATGGAATGACGGTAACTCTCGATACTGCCAGAGGATTGGTCTACAAAGGCATAGTGAATATAAAATAG
- the pfkA gene encoding 6-phosphofructokinase — protein sequence MRTIGVLTSGGDAPGMNAAIRAVVRCGIYNGLTVKGIMRGYQGLIDDEIEDMTLSSVGDIIQRGGTILRTARSAEFKTKEGRAKAAEVLKKHNIEGLVVIGGDGSFRGAQLLSNEHGVNTIGIPGTIDNDIPCTDYTIGFDTACNTAIDAINKIRDTATSHERANIIEVMGRNAGYIALYAGLAGGAEIIIIPEVKFDIDEVCDKISYGIKRGKLHHIIVLAEGVMSGLELSKMIQERLPKLDLRHTTLGHIQRGGAPTVMDRVIASQMGSRAVELLLENKSQRIISIRNNQIVDDDIDTALAMKKEFNLKLYELSKILSI from the coding sequence ATGAGAACGATAGGTGTTTTAACAAGTGGTGGAGATGCACCAGGCATGAATGCTGCTATAAGGGCAGTAGTAAGATGCGGCATATATAACGGTCTAACGGTGAAAGGCATCATGAGAGGCTATCAAGGGCTTATAGACGACGAAATAGAAGACATGACGTTGTCATCTGTAGGAGACATAATTCAAAGAGGTGGCACAATACTTCGCACAGCCAGAAGTGCAGAATTTAAGACAAAAGAAGGAAGAGCTAAGGCTGCAGAGGTATTGAAAAAGCACAATATAGAGGGTCTTGTGGTCATAGGTGGAGACGGTTCTTTTAGAGGTGCACAGCTTTTAAGCAATGAACATGGTGTTAATACAATCGGTATCCCGGGAACTATTGACAATGATATACCGTGTACAGATTATACAATTGGCTTTGATACTGCTTGCAATACTGCTATAGATGCTATAAACAAGATTAGAGACACAGCAACATCACACGAAAGAGCAAACATTATAGAGGTAATGGGAAGAAATGCTGGGTACATAGCGCTTTATGCAGGACTTGCTGGAGGAGCAGAGATTATAATAATACCTGAAGTTAAATTTGACATAGATGAAGTGTGCGATAAAATTTCTTATGGTATAAAGAGGGGCAAGCTGCATCACATAATTGTATTGGCTGAAGGGGTAATGAGCGGTCTTGAGCTATCAAAGATGATTCAAGAGAGGCTTCCAAAATTGGATTTAAGGCATACGACGCTGGGACACATACAAAGAGGCGGCGCGCCTACTGTCATGGACAGGGTTATCGCAAGCCAAATGGGATCAAGAGCTGTAGAGCTTTTATTAGAAAACAAATCTCAAAGGATAATAAGTATAAGAAATAATCAGATTGTAGATGATGATATTGATACCGCATTGGCGATGAAAAAAGAGTTTAATTTAAAGCTTTATGAACTCAGCAAAATATTATCAATTTAA